In Halosegnis marinus, one genomic interval encodes:
- a CDS encoding DUF7382 domain-containing protein: MFETLLSDERAIEGLPVRLVVALVVGVASLSVMMNMLSGLSAVGVSELDVRPQPEVTAPGDGSVAVTVVGPGGAPVSNATVIARGDSARLDGVATARTNASGVATFDIDPSLGPNQADGTVAFEVKPPSGSRYVDRRANTDLLVVRG; encoded by the coding sequence GTGTTCGAGACACTGCTGTCGGACGAGCGCGCCATCGAGGGACTGCCGGTTCGACTCGTCGTCGCGCTCGTCGTCGGCGTCGCGTCGCTGTCGGTGATGATGAACATGCTGTCGGGGCTGTCGGCAGTCGGGGTCTCCGAACTCGACGTGCGGCCCCAGCCGGAGGTCACGGCCCCGGGCGACGGGAGCGTCGCCGTGACCGTGGTCGGTCCCGGCGGCGCGCCGGTGTCGAACGCCACCGTCATCGCGCGCGGCGACTCCGCGCGGCTGGACGGGGTGGCGACGGCGCGGACGAACGCCTCGGGCGTGGCGACGTTCGACATCGACCCGTCGCTCGGGCCGAACCAGGCGGACGGGACGGTCGCGTTCGAGGTGAAGCCGCCCTCCGGGTCCCGGTACGTCGACCGGCGGGCCAACACCGACCTGCTCGTCGTCAGGGGATAG